The genomic window ACCTCCGCCCAGCAGGCCGCCCCCGTCGCGGCCGCCCCCGTCGCGGCCGCCGCCCCCGCGGCCGCCAGCTCCGCCCCGACCGACGCCGCCGGCATGCTCGAGCTCGCCCAGCGTCTCCACGACGAGCACGTCGCCAACGGCAAGGCCGAGGAGGAGCGCCTCATCTCCGAGGCCAAGGCCTCCAGCGAGCAGATCCTCAAGGACGCCGAGGACCAGCGCAACCGCACCCTCGCCCAGCTCGAGAAGGAGCGCTCCGGCCTCGAGCACAAGATCGACGAGCTGCGCCGCTTCGAGTCGGACTACCGCACCCGCCTCAAGAGCTACCTCAACAACCTGCTCACCCACGTCGAGGACGGCGACGACTCCGCCTCGCCGAGCCTGTGAGCCCCTCGCGGCGCTGAACCGCCCCGCCCTTGCCCGGCTGGCGAGCCGGCACCGCACCCACCGTCGAACGAGGGCGGCGACCCGCACCCGGGTCGCCGCCCTCGCCGCAGCCACCGCCCCTGGAGGACCACCACGTGACCACCGAGCCCGAGCAGCACGGCTCCCGACGACGCGCCCACGGCCAACGCGCCAAGGGCCCGGCCGACGCCGGACCCGCGACGACCCGGACCTCCCGGCCCCGCAGCTCCAGCGCCTCGCACGGCGCCGACGCCGAGCCCTTCGCCCGGACGCACCCGGCACCCGGCGGCCGGGCCGTGCTCGCCCTCCTGTGGGGCGTCGCGGTGGCCGTCGTCGCCGCCGACCAGCTCACCAAGCTGTGGGCCGTCGCCGCCCTGTCCGACGGGCACCGCGTCAACGTCCTCGGCGACTGGCTCACCCTCTACCTCATCCGCAATCCCGGGGCCGCCTTCTCCTTCGCGACCGGGCAGACGTGGATCTTCACCATCATCGCGGTCGCGGTGGCCGTCATCGTCGTCCGGGTCTCCCACCGGCTGGCCTCGCGGGCCTGGGCCGTCACCCTCGGCCTCGTCCTGGGCGGCGCCGTCGGCAACCTCATCGACCGCCTCGTGCGCAGCCCCGGTGTCCTCCGCGGCCACGTCGTCGACTTCATCTCCTACGGGAGCCTCTTCATCGGCAACGTCGCCGACATCGCCATCGTCGTCGCCGCCTTCACCATCATGGCCCTCTCGCTCGTGGGCCTCGGCCTCGACGGCTCCCGCGCCTCGGGCGAGCGCCGCGACGGGGAGAAGGCCGCCGTCGCCGTGCTCGGCGAGGGCGCCGCCAGCCCCCGCAGCGCCTCGAGCGCGTCCACGGCCGAGGCCGCGGAGCCCGCCGCCGGGGACCGCCCCGCCCTCGAGCTCGCCGACGCGGCGGGCGAGACGGCCGACGGCGCCGCGGGCGCGGCCGACCAGCGGCCCGGCGAGGACCCGGACCTCGGCTCCAACGGCCTCGAGGACGCCGAGGACGCCGAGGAGACCCGCGCAGCCGACGGGCTCGCCCCCGAGGAGGCCGAGCAGGACCGCGCCGCCGACGCGGCCACGGGGCACGACGACGCCGCGACCGCCGTCGGCCGGAGCCTCGACGAGGACGTCACCGGCGTCGAGCACGCCAGCCTCGAGTCCGAGCCCGACGAGGCCCTCGACCCCGTCGAGGCCCCGGGGGACGGCCCGTCGCAGGACGCCGTCGCCGCTCAGCGCCGCCGCGCCGAGGCCCTCGAGTCCGAGGACGAGGTGCCACTGCCGTGAGCCTGCGCCTCATGCCCGTGCCCGACGGCTTCGTCGGCGAGCGCGTCGACGTCGCCCTGTCCCGCATGACCGGCCTGTCCCGCTCCAAGGTCGGCGAGCTCTGCGCCGACGGCGGCGTGCGCGAGGGCGGCCGCGCGCTGGGCAAGTCCGACCGGCTCACCGAGGGCGCCCTCCTCGAGGTGGACCTGCCCGACCCGAGGCCTGCCGAGCCCGTCGCCACGCCCGTCGAGGGCATGGGGATCCTCTACGAGGACGAGGACGTCGTCGTCGTCGACAAGCCCGCCGGCGTCGCCGCCCACCCCTCCATGGGCTGGGACGGCCCCGACGTCCTCGGCGCCCTCAAGGCTATGCACGTGCGGGTCGCGACCTCCGGCGCCGCCGAGCGCCAGGGCATCGTCTCCCGCCTCGACGTCGGCACCTCCGGCTGCATGATCGTCGCCAAGGGGGAGCGCGCCTACTCCGTGCTCAAGCAGGCCTTCCGCGAGCACACGGTCGAGAAGATCTACCACGCCCTCGTCCAGGGGCACCTCGACCCCACCTCCGGCACCATCGACGCCCCCATCGGGCGCCACCCCAGCCGCGAGTGGAAGATGGCGATCATCGACGGCGGGCGCGAGTCCGTCACCCACTACGACGTCATCGAGTCGATGCCCGCCGCCGACCTCGCCGAGGTCCACCTCGAGACGGGGCGCACGCACCAGATCCGCGTCCACATGTCCGCCGTCGGGCACCCCTGCGTCGGCGACGAGACCTACGGGGCCGACGCCGAGCTCACCGCCCGCACGGGGCTCGTGCGCCAGTGGCTCCACGCGCGCCGGCTCGGGATCGCGCACCCCATCACGGGGGAGTGGATGGTCTTCGAGTCCGAGTACCCCGACGACCTCGCCCACGCCCTCGACGTCCTCCGTCTGCCCTGAGGCGCGCCCTCTCCCTCCAGATCGGGACATCCTGACCTCGAGATCGGGACATCGTGGCGGTCCGGTGGCGCGTCCCTCCCCACCCCTCACCGAGTTCGGTCGATCGGCGCGCCGAGCTCAGTCGGTCGAGGCGGCGTGCCGGTCGACGGCGCCGCCTGGCACGATCCGGACGCGACAGGCAGGATGACGGCATGACCGCGAGCGACGTCCTCAACCCCGAGCACCCCGGACACCCCGCGCTGCGGATCGAGCCGCTGACCGCCGTCGTCGAGCCCATCGTCTTCGCCACCGCCCGCGGGGACGACGCCGACCCCGCCCTCGACCGGATGCGCCAGGGCGTCGCCGACGTGCGCCTCGAGGTCTTCGTCGGCGAGCAGGACATCCCCTTCATCGAGGAGATCGACGCGCGCGACTTCGAGCCGACCACCTGGCACGTCCTCGCCTCAGGTGCCGACGGCGTCCCGCTCGGTGCCGCCCGGCTCCTCGTCGAGCCGGAGCACCCGGGGCGGGTCCACCTCGGGCGCCTCGCCGTCCGTCTCACGACCCGCCGGACCGGGCTCGGCGCGCTCCTCGTGGCCGCCGTCGAGGAGGCCGCCCTCGAGCACGCCGCCGCACCGCTGGATGCCGAGGCCGCCGCCGCGGCCGGCGTCGCGCCCGGAACCCGCGGCGTCACGGTCGTCCTGTCGGCGCAGGAGCAGGCGATGGGCTTCTACGAGCGCTGCGGCTACCGCACGATGACGGGCGAGCGCTACCTCGACGCCGGCATCTGGCACCAGGACATGGCGCGGACCTTCGCTGTCGCAGGGGCGTTGTCCTAGGCCTCCCGGATGAGCACCGGACGGACCAAGACGCGAGTTTCGTCCGAGTCATCCTCGGCGGGGGCGAACCCACAGACCCGGCCCAAGATCCTGACTCGAGGATTCAGAGCGTGAATGGAATCAACCCATGGCTGCCGTCTCTCTGGCGTATTGAG from Actinomyces radicidentis includes these protein-coding regions:
- a CDS encoding RluA family pseudouridine synthase, with translation MSLRLMPVPDGFVGERVDVALSRMTGLSRSKVGELCADGGVREGGRALGKSDRLTEGALLEVDLPDPRPAEPVATPVEGMGILYEDEDVVVVDKPAGVAAHPSMGWDGPDVLGALKAMHVRVATSGAAERQGIVSRLDVGTSGCMIVAKGERAYSVLKQAFREHTVEKIYHALVQGHLDPTSGTIDAPIGRHPSREWKMAIIDGGRESVTHYDVIESMPAADLAEVHLETGRTHQIRVHMSAVGHPCVGDETYGADAELTARTGLVRQWLHARRLGIAHPITGEWMVFESEYPDDLAHALDVLRLP
- a CDS encoding GNAT family N-acetyltransferase: MTASDVLNPEHPGHPALRIEPLTAVVEPIVFATARGDDADPALDRMRQGVADVRLEVFVGEQDIPFIEEIDARDFEPTTWHVLASGADGVPLGAARLLVEPEHPGRVHLGRLAVRLTTRRTGLGALLVAAVEEAALEHAAAPLDAEAAAAAGVAPGTRGVTVVLSAQEQAMGFYERCGYRTMTGERYLDAGIWHQDMARTFAVAGALS
- a CDS encoding DivIVA domain-containing protein, which translates into the protein MTLLADDVLNKKFTATKFREGYEQDEVDEFLDEVVEAMRQLEAENADLKAKLEAANARVEELSEGGSTASAVTPVEETSAVADEPAEVVVEEEVVEETAEPVAETSAQQAAPVAAAPVAAAAPAAASSAPTDAAGMLELAQRLHDEHVANGKAEEERLISEAKASSEQILKDAEDQRNRTLAQLEKERSGLEHKIDELRRFESDYRTRLKSYLNNLLTHVEDGDDSASPSL
- the lspA gene encoding signal peptidase II — encoded protein: MTTEPEQHGSRRRAHGQRAKGPADAGPATTRTSRPRSSSASHGADAEPFARTHPAPGGRAVLALLWGVAVAVVAADQLTKLWAVAALSDGHRVNVLGDWLTLYLIRNPGAAFSFATGQTWIFTIIAVAVAVIVVRVSHRLASRAWAVTLGLVLGGAVGNLIDRLVRSPGVLRGHVVDFISYGSLFIGNVADIAIVVAAFTIMALSLVGLGLDGSRASGERRDGEKAAVAVLGEGAASPRSASSASTAEAAEPAAGDRPALELADAAGETADGAAGAADQRPGEDPDLGSNGLEDAEDAEETRAADGLAPEEAEQDRAADAATGHDDAATAVGRSLDEDVTGVEHASLESEPDEALDPVEAPGDGPSQDAVAAQRRRAEALESEDEVPLP